In Amycolatopsis methanolica 239, a single genomic region encodes these proteins:
- a CDS encoding DUF3099 domain-containing protein — protein MVAVNRSPRSTGDEDAPVLITEAAPSYEDEHAARKRKYMLMMGMRFPCLVLAGIFYHTWWLALLFIVISIPLPWVAVLIANDRPPRKSEKVNRYQRNAKAIEHREHRIIDG, from the coding sequence GTGGTCGCGGTGAACAGGTCCCCCCGGAGCACCGGCGACGAGGACGCCCCCGTTCTCATCACCGAGGCCGCCCCGTCCTACGAAGACGAGCACGCGGCGCGCAAGCGCAAGTACATGCTCATGATGGGCATGCGGTTCCCGTGCCTGGTGCTGGCCGGGATCTTCTACCACACGTGGTGGCTGGCGCTGCTGTTCATCGTCATCTCGATCCCGCTGCCGTGGGTCGCGGTGCTGATCGCCAACGACCGCCCGCCCCGCAAGTCGGAGAAGGTCAACCGCTACCAGCGCAACGCGAAGGCGATCGAGCACCGCGAACACCGCATCATCGACGGCTGA